The genomic stretch TGCCAATTTGAAAATCGTAATCATCATCTAATACAGTTTCAACATCTAATCTTCCAAGTCTTAAATAAACTGGTCCATTATATTCAGCAGCTGCAAAAACCATTTTTTTAGTTTCAACTGCATCACAAGGACATAGAACAACCATTCCTGGAATTGCTCTCATAAGAGCTATATCTTCTATTGATTGGTGTGAACCTCCATCTTCTCCTACTGAAATACCAGCATGAGTTGGAGCAATTTTTACATTTAATTTTGGATAAGCTATTGTATTTCTAATTTGTTCAAAAGCTCTTCCAGCAGCAAACATTGCAAAAGTTGAGGCAAAAGGAATCTTCCCACAAGTTGCAAAACCAGCAGCTGTTCCCATGAAATCTGCTTCTGCAATTCCTATATTTAAATGTCTTTTTGGAAATTCTTTTTTAAATAAATCTGTTTTTGTTGATTTACTTAAATCAGCGTCCAATACAACTATATCATTATTTATTCTTCCAAGTTCTACTAAGGCTTCTCCATAAGCTTGTCTTGTAGACTTCTTACTCATAATATATCCTCCTAATATTTTAGTTTAAGCTAATTCAGCTAATGCTTTTTCTAATTCTTCAACTGTAGGTGCAACTCCGTGGAAACCACAAACATTTTCCATAAAAGATACTCCTTTACCTTTTATAGTTTTTGCAATAATCATAGTTGGTTTACCTTTGCATTCTTTTGCTTTATCTAAAGCAGAAAGAATTTGTTCAAAATCATGTCCATCTATTTTTATAACATTCCATCCAAAAGCTTCCCATTTTTTATCTAATGGCTCAACACCTTTTATTTCAGTAACATTTCCATCAATTTGTAAATTATTACTATCTATAAAAGCACATAAATTATCAAGTTTATAATGAGCAGCAGTCATAGCAGCTTCCCATATTTGTCCTTCTTGTATTTCCCCATCACCTAAAACAACATAAGTTCTATAATTTTCATCAAATATTTTTGCATTTAAAGCCATACCATTTGCAACTGATAAACCTTGTCCAAGAGAACCAGTTGAAATTTCAATCCCTGGAAGTTTTTTCATATCAGGATGTCCTTGAAGTCTGCTTCCAAATTTTCTTAATGTCATTAATTCATCTTTTGAAAAATATCCTTTTTCAGCCAAAGTTGCATATATAGCAGGAGCAGCATGTCCTTTTGAAAGAACAAATCTATCTCTTCCTTCCATTTTTGGATTAGCTGGGTCTACATTCATTTCTGAGAAATAAAGTGCAGTTAAAATATCAGTTGCAGATAAAGAACCACCTGGATGTCCTGATTTTGCTTCTGTAATCATAGAAACAATAGACTTTCTAATCTCTTTAGCTTTTTCTTTTAAAAAACTAATATCTTTCATTGTTTTCTCCTCTCATTTCCTTACATTGTTAATTAAAAACTAATTTTTTTACATTATATTTTATCATAAAAAATATTATAAAAACAAGACTTAAAAAGAAATAATGTACATTAATAAAGATTAAAAAATTATGATATAATTAAAAAAAGAATACAGAATGGTATTAGAATTTAATAAATATAAAAAGGTAAATTTATATCAAAGAATTAAATTAGTGAATTTAATAAAGAAACAAGAGGTATAATTGGTAAAGATAAAATAAATATGAAAATATTGGTGGAGGAATATCTATTGGAACTGATGTACCAAATATATCAGTAAAACATGTTAAAGAACAAATAAATAGAGCTACTGCAATAAATACAGACTTTGAAATATCTGGAAAGAAAACAAGCACAGAAGACTTAGGATTTAATACAGATATTAATAAGGCACAAGAAGTAACAAAAGATGAAGAAAAAAAAGGAGAAGAAACAGCAATCCATAGAAGAGGAAAGATAGGAAGTGAAAACAAAAATAAGGTATTCACAAATGAAGAAATTAATAATATGAAAGCTTTTAAAAAAGCTAGTGATAGACTACAAAAACTTCGTGCTGAAGGACATTATGATTAGGAGGTTTTCAATGAAAACTGTAACTAAAAGAGAAAATTTTACCTGTATTGTTTATGATGAAGAATTATTAAGAAAACATCAAACAATTTTGAATTTTCACTTACTTCTATTGATTTTTATTCTCCTATACATTATTTTATTTAGAGGAGATGATGAAATTTACAATTATTTATGGATTATTTTTTATGTTCTTTTTATCACTTCTTATAAATCAGAACCTTATTTGTCTAAAATAAAAGTTATTTTGTATGGAGATAAAATAGAGATAAAAAGAAGAAGAAAAAAGAAATTATATCTGTATTCAGAAATTAAGGAAATTAAATATAGTAAAAAATGGATAAATAGGGAAGGAGAGATATCTTTCATCAAAATAATGAAAAGTAATGGAAAGATTTATGAGGCTATGAAAGGGAAATTAGAAAAAGAAATAATAGAAATTTTTACTATTATAAAGAATAACCATGAAGAATGGAGAATAAAAAAATATGAAAATTGTGACAAATAAAATTAAGAACATTGATGAATATTCTATAACAAGATACTCAATATCAGGAATAATTCTAAAAACTATAATTTTTATTATCTTATATATCATGTATACCTATTTAGGAATGCATAACTTTGAAGAGACTTTATCAAATAAAATGAGAATAAAATTTGTTATTGGAAGTCTTCCATTTTTTATCTTTCTTTATTCAGAAGCAATTTTAGGTTCTTCTAAAGAAATTCTACTTATAAAAGAAGATTATTTAATTTTAAAAAAATATATATTATTTTTTTGTTATTACTCAAAAACATTAAAACTTGAAGATATAAGAAAAATATATTGTGAAAAAAATAAAAATTATCTGTTTTTTTCAACAGATTTATTAAAAAATGTAAAATTTAGAGTAAAAGAAAGTGAATTTGAAGATAAAATATATGCTTTTGGTTACAAACTAAGTGAATATGAAAGCACTGAAATTGTAAAAGAAATTGAAGAGTTTATAGAAGATAAAAATTCCAATATATTACAATAATAAATTAAATAGAAAAGATAAGCAAGAAGAATTAAAGAAAGCTGGAGGAATAATAAGTGATTTAACTACTGCACTAGGAAATAAAAGTAAAACAGAAGGAGATTTTTTAGAAAGATATAAACAATTATCTATGATGAGAGCAATAGGAGATCAAGTAGCAAAGAATCCAGAATACTTATCAATACTAGATAAAAAAGCTATAAAAAATGGAAAAATAGATGATAAAACACAAGTAGAACAAGTATCAGTAATGAATAAACTCTTAAATGATGCTCTAAGAACAAAAGGCTATGCAGGACCAGATATAAAGATGGTACTAACAGATGTAACAGATCCAAAAGGACCATATTATACAAATACCTTAACAAATGTAGTAGTATTTGATAGAAAAGAATTAGCTAAATCAAATAGAGATGAAATACTAAATGCCTTAGGACATGAATTTGGACATTACAGTAAAGAAGATAATAAGACAGGAAACCAAACTATAGCTAATTATTCAGGAGAGAAATTAGAAGATAGAACAAAAGGTATGGTAAGTAAGGAAGCAACAGAAGATACTCTAGCAAGTATAAGAAATAATAAGAATGTAATAACAGGAGAAGAAGGAAAGAAACTTGCTGATAGTATTCCTATGGATAGAAGGGAATATGTAAAATGGGGAAGAGTTTTTAGAGGAACTGCAATAACTTTTTTAGGAGGTTTTAGAACATTCTTAGGAATAAGTGAAATAGGACTAGGTGCAGCAAGTTCTAGTGTAGGAGTAGGGGTATTAGTAGTAGGTCATGGATCAGCACAAACAGGATTTGGAATTAGCGATATGGGTGAAGGTATCCATGATATATATTTAGGATTTAAAGATGTGGATGATGAAGAACAACAAGCAGTTAGAATTAGTAAAAAAGTTCTAGAAAAGTATGAAGAATTAACAAAAGCAGGAACGAAAAAAAGTGTTTTTAAAGATGAAATAACTAAAGAAAATTTAAAAGAGATATATGAAAATAATATTGGTAAAGGAGAAATAATTGAAATAGAAAATAAGAATGGAGGAATAAGAAAATTTAAAATCATAAATTTAGGAGAAGAAATAGGAGAAACATATAATAAAAGAGAAGATAAATGGGAAACATCGGTAGGAATAAAAATACATTATAATAATAAAACTAGAACATACCATATAGTTCCTCATTATGATGGAAAGGATAGAAATAAAAAATGATAGATTATAATACAGTAGAAAAATATATAGGAAAAAAAATAAAAATTAAGTTTACAAAAAAATTTTTAAAAGATAAAGAAAAAAATAAAAAAATAATAGAGGAGGAAAATAAAATGGAAGATAGCACTGAATTAACACAAAAATTATTAAAAGATAAAGGTCTATCTTCTGTGAATCAAATTGATTTTTCAGAAGGAATTTTAACTAGAATAGAAATTGAATCAGATAGTTCTGTTGATGAAGATTATTATATATTATTGGATGGTTATAAAGGAGTTTATTTCAGTAATATAGAGTCAATAGAAGAAATAAAATAAGGAAAGCTATATTATTATGCTTACTTCTAAGTCAGTAACGGATGAAAACTATGCAGAAAAAGCAATACTATCAGCAACCCTAGCTGGAGATAAAGGTTTAACATATGATAGTAAAAACAATCTTTTACTTGAAGGGGTAAAAGTAGTTTCTAGTGGAAGTATTAATTTAAAAGGAAAAGATGTAGAAATAAATCCATTAGCAACAAAATCATATAATAAACATGAAGAAGTTAAAAAAGGCTTCTTAGGTTCTTTTAGTCCAAAAGGAATATCAGTATCGTATGGAAAAGATAAATTCTCATCAGATACAGATATAGTAAACCAAACAGCTTCTCAAATAATATCAAATAAGGATATTAATATTGAGGCAACAAATAAAGTAAAAGCCAAATCAGTAGATATCTATGCAAAAAATGATATAAATATATCAGGAGATAATGGAGTAGAAATATCAACAGCAAATAATACTTATGATAATACTACAAAACAAAGTTCATCAAGAGTAGGCGCTAGTGTAGGAGTAAATCCTGCAATAGTAAATACTGTTGAAAATATAAAGAATATAAAGGAATTAATAGATTTCTCAGGAAATAGCTATGATATATTAAACAATGCTTCAAAAGTAGTAGGAGCTATTAAAGATGGAGCAAAAGCAACTAATGATTTAATGAACTATAAATACACAGGAAAAGATTCAACAGGGGCAGAAACTTTAAAAAATAAACCTAATATTTTTAATGCCTCTATTTCATATAATAAAAGTGAATCAAAATCATCAGTGCATAATGAAACAGTAGAAAAAAGTTCATTAGTAGCTGGAAATAATATGAATATTAAATCTAAAAATGGAAGTATTACTATTTCAGGTACTGATGTAAAAGTTGGAAATGATTTAGATTTAAGTGCTAAAAAAGATATTACTATAAAAGCAAGTGAAGAAAACTATACATCATCTAGTTCATCTTCACAAACAGGAATAAGTTTATCAGCAAATCTTGAAGAAGGAAGAATAGCAGATTTATCAATCTCACAAGCAGGAACAAGAGCTAGAGGAAATGGAACTAACTATATTAATTCTACTATTGATGTTGGTGGTAAATTAAAAACTAATTCAGAAAATTTAACTCTATCTGGCGCAAATGTTGAAGCAGATAAATTAGATATTAAAGCCAAAAATATAGTAATAGAAAGTAAACAAGATAAATCAGAAAGAAAAGATAGCTCATATGGAGGAAGTTTTAGTATAGACATAGCAAATCCATCTAATTTTAGTGTAAGTGTTAATGGAAGTAAAGGTAGTGGAGAAAAAGAATGGGTAAATAATCAAACTACATTAATAGCAAGAAATGGTGGAAAAATAGATACAGATAGTCTAACAAATATTGGTGCAATAATAGGTTCTGAAAGTGAAAAAGAAAAATTAAAAGTATCAGCCAATAAAGTAGTAGTAAAAGATTTAGAAGATAAAAATAAATATGAAAATATTGGTGGGGGAATATCTATTGGAACTGATGTACCAAATATATCAGTAAAGCATGATAAAGTAGATAAAGAACAAATAAATAGAGCTACTGCAATAAATACAGACTTTGAAATATCTGGAAAGAAAACAAGCGCAGAAGACTTAGGTTTTAATACAGATATTAGTAAAGCACAAGAAAAAACAAAGGATGAAGAAAAACATCTAGATGCAGAGCTTCATACTGATTTAATTGGAGAAGACAAGAGAAATGAAATAAAGTATGCTTATAAGAAATTAGGAAGCCTAAAAGAAATCTTAGATCAAAAGAAATTTAAAGAATCAATGGAAGGAGTCTTACTAGATAAATTTAAAGATGAACACCAAAAAGAATTTAATTTGATAAAAGAAGAAAGCTTAAGTTTAGAAGATAAACAAAAAATAGCACAGAATTTAGTAGAAAGATATCTAAGAGAAAATGGCTATCAAGGAGAGATTCCAGAAGTATTATTAACAGATGAAGCTCATTCATTTTCAGTAGATTCAAAAGATAAAGAAACTGGAGCTAAAAGAAGAGAAAAAATATATTTCTCAAAAAATGATATAGCTGATCCAAACTTAGCTTTCTCAAGATTATTTGGACATGAAAAAGCTCATATGAATACTTATGATGAAGGAAAAAAAGGAGAAGAAACAGCAATCCATACAAGAGGAAAGATAGGAAGTGAAAACAAAAATAAGGTATTTACAGAAGAAGAAAAAGCAAACTATCTAAATGACTTGAGAAATAAGTATAAGGATCAAAAGAGTATAGAACAACAATTTGCAGAAGCTAAACTTGTACCTGAGAAAGATAAGGAACATTGGATGATTACAATTTCTGAAGGATTATCAGCAGGAATGTTATACTATATTAATATTAATGGAAGTATTGGAACAATAATTAATGAAAAAAATGGAAAAGTATATGTTGTTACTACAGTTGGAGGAACTTTGGGATTAGCAACACCATCAATAACTTATGGTCCTGGAGTAAACTATTATCCTTTCATAAATAATCCTGAAGAAGTAAGTGGTTTTAGCATCAATGGAGGTGGATCTGCTGGAAAATTAGGAGGAGATGTGAATTTTGGAAAATATAGGACATCTTTTGGTATACAAGCATCTTTAACTCCATATTTACCAAAATTTGCTGGAACAGCAAATGTTCAAACTCTTTTAGCGGAAGCTTTTCCTAAGTTAAAAAATGCTTTAAAATATGAATCTCATGGAGGAGCTTCTTATACACAACTTATAGGTGCAGTGGAAATAACTAATAAAGAATTTTTATCAAAATTAGAAAAAAAAGATGGGATTATAACTAAATCGCCTGAAAATATTTTAAAAATAACAAATTATTTAAAAGAAAATCCAGATAAATTAAAAATTCTAGAGAATACTACAGAAAAATTAATTCAAAAGAAAAGAGCAATAGATCCATACGAATAAAGAGGAGTAGATCTTTTATGATAACTATTACAGAAAAAAATAATAAAATATATATACTTCAAGATAGTGGAGAAAATGAAAAAAGTTCAGGAAGTGGAATACTTTTATATTTTTTTTTAACTTTAATAGGGAGATTAGTACTTTTAGAGAATCCTGATAGTATTTTCTTTATTTATTGTTTTATATCTTTGTTTCTTATATATTTAATCTTAGTAAACTCTATCTTAAGAAAAAAAACTGAGATTATATTAGATTTAAATGAAAGAAATCTAATAATGAAAAAAGAAACATTTAACTTTAAAAATATAATTAAAGTAGATGTAAAAGGGATTTGTTATAGGGCTTCTGTTGCAAGTTATGGAGTAGAAATTTATTATGATAGAAAGCAAAAATTAATTTTAAGATCTTGTTTAGAAAATGAAGCAAAAGAAATAGTCAAGACTTTAAAAATGTTTATAAAAGGTGAAGAAGATGAAAAAATATATAATAAATTTTTCAGAAGATAATAACAAAACTATAGTTACTAGATTTCTAAAAGAGAATTTGCTAATGAAAAGTAAATTTTTTATTCTTATATATTCTATTTATTTAATCTATGTAAAAACATATATCTATAAATTTAATTTGGATTTTTCTTTAATGAAAAAAGTTTCTATAGAAACATCTTTGCATTTTTTGGTATTATATTTTATAATTCTACTTGTCAAATCTAAGGAAGTAATGATATTAGAGAAAGAAGAAATTACAATAAGAAAATTTTTTACATTTATTTGTTATCAAACAAATAAAATAAAAGTAAATGATATAAAGTGCATTTATTATGAAACGAATAGTTTAACAGGCAAATTTAATATATTTGTAGATATGACAAAAAATTTAAAAATAAGAACAAAATTTAAAGAATTTGAAGATAAAATTTATTATTTTGGAATTAATTTAAGTGAAGAAGAATATAAAGAAATCATTAATAAAATTTTAGTTTACAATGAGAATTTAAATATTCTTTTGTAATTAAAATAGAAATAAATATTTAAAAAATAAAAGTATAGTTTAAACTAGTATCATTATAAAATAAAGGGTTGTAAAAATTTGCAACCCTTAAACAAATTCTAATAAATAAATTTTCTAGAAAGATATCAGCAATTATCTATGGTGAGAGCAATAGGAGATCAAGTAGAAAAAAATCCAGAATACTTATCAATACTAGATAAAAAAGCTATAAAAAATGGAAAAATAGATGATAATCTTCAAGTAGAACAAGTATCAGTGATGAATAAGTTATTAAATGATGCCCTAAGAGCAAAAGGCTATGCAGGACCAGATATAAAGATGGTATTAACAGATGTAGAAGATCCAAATGGACCATATTATACAGATACCTTAACAAATGTAGTAGTATTTGATAGAAAAGAATTAGCTAAATCAAATAGAGATGAAATACTAAATGCCTTAGGACATGAATTTGGACATTACAGTAAAGAAGATAATAAGACAGGAACCCAAACTATAGCTAATTATTCAGGAGAGAAATTAGAAGATAGAACAAAAGGTATGGTAGCTAAAGAAGCAACAGAAGATACCTTAGCAGCAATAAGAAACAATAAGAATGTAATAACAGGAGAAGAAGGAAAGAAACTTGCTGAAAGTATTCCTATGGATAGAAGGGAATATCACACATTAGAATGGTGTGTAACAGGAAGTGCTGCAAATGAGAAAGTTATAGGAGGAATAAGAGCATCTTTTACAAATTCTATTTATCAATCATTTGATTTGAAAAATGATAGGGCTGTTAAATATACTGCAATAACAACAAGTATAGGTGGAGGGAATTCAGATGTAAGTGTTGGAATAGGACTTGGATTGTATTCATCAGATAGTCCAGAAGAAATAAGTAAATTAACAATATCACACGGAGGAAGTATAGAAATTTTAAAGACTGTATCGATAGGGATGGATTTTTTATCTGAAAATAAGGAAGGACAAAATTTTCTTCAAAAATTGTCAAATGTAAAAGGAGTTAGATTATATATTGGGAAATCTATACCTATTTCATCTGATTCATTATTAGAGAAATTCCTTCCTGCTAAATTAGAAAAACATATATCAGTGTTGGATATAGGTAATATAAATATAATAAAGGATAGAACTATTTTAGACTATTGGGAAGATGAAAGTATTCCATCAGGAGCAAGAGCATATTACCAATATTATTATAAAAAATAAATAAAAGTAATATTAAAAATAAATCTCAAAATTAATTTAAAAAAATATATATAAATAAAAAAATCTCTTAAAATATATTATGAAGAATGACTGTTATATATAGCTAGTTAAAAGGAATCAGCATATGAAAGAAATATTAATTGAATTTTATAAAATAATGTTAAAAAATATAGGTTTTATTTTATTTTGTTATCTAATACTAGTAATTATCCAAATTATCTATTTATATAAAAGTTATGAGAAGAAAAAGTTATTGCTATTTATAGGCAATAAAATTCTCTTATTAGTTTCACTAATTATAGAATATTATTCAAATAAGTATTTTGGAAGATATGGTATATTTGTTATTTTTTATGTATTTGGAATATATATTCTTAATGATAATATAAGTACAACTCAAGAAGAAGATTTGTTAAAAAAAGAGAAACTTTTAATAATAGACTTTATGTTTTTTATGTTAATAGGAGCAATTTTGATGAGCTTATCTGATATTTTAAAAATTTAAAGTAATAGATAGTAAGGCTAAAAAATATTATATAATTAAGATAAAAAACGATATAAAATAGTTTTTTAAGTACTGAAATTATCTAAAAAAAGACTAGGTAAATAAATAAAGTTCATTAATAAATACAGACTTTGAAATATCTGGAAAGAAAACAAGCGCAGAAGATTTAGGATTTAATACAGATATTGATAAAGCATAAGAAAAAACAAAAGATGAAGAAAAACATTTAGATGCAGAGCTACATACTGATTTATTAGGAAAAGACAAACAAGAAGAATTAAAGAAAGCTGGAGGAATAATAAGCGATTTAACTACTGCACTAGGAAATAAAAGTAAAACAGAAGGAGATTTCTTAGAAAGATATAAACAATTATCTATGATGAGAGCAATAGGAGATCAAGTAGCAAAAAATCCAGAATACTTATTAATACTAGAAAAAGAAGCAATAAAGAATGGCAAAATAGATGATGATGTTCAAGTAGAACAAGTATCAGTAATGAATAAGTTATTAAATGATGCCCTAAGAGCAAAAGGCTATGCAGGACCAGATATTAAGATGGTACTAACAGATGTAAAAGATCCAAATGGACTATATTATACAGACCCAGTAACTAATGTAATAGTATTTGATAGAAAGAAATTAGCAAGTGCAAATAGAGATGAAATACTAAATGCTTTAGGACATGAATTTGGACATTACAGTAAAGAAGATAATAAGACAGGAACCCAAACTATAGCTAATTATTCAGGAGAAAAATTAGAAGATAGAACAAAAGGTATGGTAGCTAAAGAAGCAACAGAAGATATCTTAGCAGCAATAAGAAACAATAAGAATGTAATAACAGGAGAAGAAGGAAAGAAACTTGCTGAAAGTATTCCTATGGAGAGAAGGGAATATGAAACAACTGGATTTTCAGGAGGAGTAAGTGCATCATTTGAAGGAAATGTAACTGCTGGAGTAGGACATTATGAAAGTATTAATTGGAAAAAAGGAATTGTAGAAGTATATGATACCATAGAAGGTGGAATGAATTTCTCAAATCCTGACATTGGAATTACAGGTGGAATTTCCATTCTTCCTTTTGCTGATTCTGCAAAAGATATTGAGGGAAGAGGGAAAGTTATTGGTGCTGATTTTGATCCAGTTTGGATTTATAATTTAATAGTTAAAAAAAGTGATGAAAAAGGTCCATTTAGTATAGGAGCAGAACTTTTATATTCGGCTGAAGGAAAGTTTTTAGGGTTTAAATTATATGCTAGTAAGTCTGTATATCCATTAGGTATACATGGTGGTTTTGTTTATGGTACTAAAGTTATTAATAAAAAAGTAATAACTATAAAAGAGTACATGAAAAAAGCTCATATAGGAAGTGATAGAACAGTATGGAGATACGAATAGAAGAAACAAAAAAGTATTTAAAAGTTGAAAAATTAGCTAAAAAAGAACTATTAATAAGAATAGTTATATTTTCCTCTATATTGCTGTATGCATTTTTTAAATTATATAAATTATCTTCTATTTGTATAATTATTTTTCCTATATTATTAGGTTTTGAGTATGCTTTTATTATAAAATATTTATATGAAGTTATTATAATAAACAACAAAAAAATAGTTATATATGTTTCACTTTTTTATAGACATTTAAAATTTTGTAAATTATTTAATTTTTTACAAGTTTATGATATTGATAATTTAAAAAA from Fusobacterium hwasookii encodes the following:
- a CDS encoding transketolase family protein, whose translation is MSKKSTRQAYGEALVELGRINNDIVVLDADLSKSTKTDLFKKEFPKRHLNIGIAEADFMGTAAGFATCGKIPFASTFAMFAAGRAFEQIRNTIAYPKLNVKIAPTHAGISVGEDGGSHQSIEDIALMRAIPGMVVLCPCDAVETKKMVFAAAEYNGPVYLRLGRLDVETVLDDDYDFQIGIANTLKEGNDVTIVSTGLLTQEALKAAEELAKENISVRVINCGTIKPLDGETILKAAQETKFIITAEEHSVIGGLGSAVSEFLSETHPTLVKKLGVYDKFGQSGKGAEMLEKYELTAAKLVSMVKENLK
- a CDS encoding transketolase, whose amino-acid sequence is MKDISFLKEKAKEIRKSIVSMITEAKSGHPGGSLSATDILTALYFSEMNVDPANPKMEGRDRFVLSKGHAAPAIYATLAEKGYFSKDELMTLRKFGSRLQGHPDMKKLPGIEISTGSLGQGLSVANGMALNAKIFDENYRTYVVLGDGEIQEGQIWEAAMTAAHYKLDNLCAFIDSNNLQIDGNVTEIKGVEPLDKKWEAFGWNVIKIDGHDFEQILSALDKAKECKGKPTMIIAKTIKGKGVSFMENVCGFHGVAPTVEELEKALAELA
- a CDS encoding polymorphic toxin type 50 domain-containing protein, whose amino-acid sequence is MMRAIGDQVAKNPEYLSILDKKAIKNGKIDDKTQVEQVSVMNKLLNDALRTKGYAGPDIKMVLTDVTDPKGPYYTNTLTNVVVFDRKELAKSNRDEILNALGHEFGHYSKEDNKTGNQTIANYSGEKLEDRTKGMVSKEATEDTLASIRNNKNVITGEEGKKLADSIPMDRREYVKWGRVFRGTAITFLGGFRTFLGISEIGLGAASSSVGVGVLVVGHGSAQTGFGISDMGEGIHDIYLGFKDVDDEEQQAVRISKKVLEKYEELTKAGTKKSVFKDEITKENLKEIYENNIGKGEIIEIENKNGGIRKFKIINLGEEIGETYNKREDKWETSVGIKIHYNNKTRTYHIVPHYDGKDRNKK